The Chiroxiphia lanceolata isolate bChiLan1 chromosome 4, bChiLan1.pri, whole genome shotgun sequence genome includes the window AGAGCAGCCACAGGATCCTCTCCACATTGTAAGGCtcctgggaaaacaaagcaatagGTGAGCAGTGGAAATTCAAATATCCATCTCAGGGGAAGAGAACCTGTGTGGATTCTCTGATGTCTCCTTAGGGTTGAGGTCCTACTGCTGCGTTTTTCTTGGTGGCAGCTGGCGTGGGCTTTTTGTCTTCCCTTTGCTCACCTACATCCCAAGACAAATCTTTGGGAACACGATGTCTTTTGGACCTTTGACCTGTTTGACAGTGACCATcagattaaaacagaaaatgcagggATGACTGATGAATCAACGGTGTGATCGCATCTGTACAATCACCGTGATGAACCCAGACTAATAACACACTGTGTACTGGAGAACCAGAAATATCCAGCTGTTTACTCAGTGTTGCAGATGCTGGGTGACTCACAGCGacacccagctccctgcagggctggctgatAATCTTTGTGAACTTATAGGGCACATATAGGGCTTGACTGGCCTGTATGGCTGCGTAGCAATCAGTGTTGcaacactgcagcagagctctgtgcaaGACCATAGAGGAGGGTCACAAACCAATTTCTCTTCTCCCTGTCTCATCCCTGCATGTTTACAAGCACTAAGAAACATTCATCCAGTGGTTTGGCTGAGACACCTTGTAGGGacagacaggacaagggacaccAACTCACAGAGTACCCATCACATTTCCTGGGTTCAAGTGATGGGTTTGAATGAACTCTTCACATCTTTCTGCCTGCGACCTTTTGTCACTCCATCTTGTTCTACCTTGGAGAGTCATCAGGTCCTACTCAGACTTTTATGTCCTTATCTGGGTGTCTTATGGCCCCAGTTCTGTCCTTCATCTTCCCACCATCACCTCCCAGAGCCTCTAATCTTCAGTCTAGTCTGGGTGTTGCCTGCCCTTTGCTTTAGGTTGTCCCCTGTTTTAGGCTGTCCTCTGCTTCCCAACCTGGCTGTCCTGAGAAGCTACATGTCAGTGTGCCCTGGACTTCAACAACCTGCTCCCAGAAGTTCCTCCAGCACCATGCTCCCAAGATCCCTTCTCCTGtccttctttctgctgctcccaCATCCTTCACACACGCTTCCCCTTCACCCTCCATTCATGCCAGCCTTTTGGTTTCCACTACAGATTTCTGTGTCAACACCAGTCAGCTGAACTGGGCCAGGACACTGGTGCAAGTACTGGTCTTACCATCTAAGTAAGGCTTCTGCTTCTGTCCCAGGCCACCAGAACTGTCCAGGAGAACTTTGGGGCCAAATCTGGAGGACAGATCACACTGGGGACAAAGTTTTGGCATGTGGACACGAGCCGTGTGGTGCTTCCTGACCTCAGGGCCAGAGAACATCCCCTGGTTGTCTTTAGGTGCTGCAAAGACACAGGACCTGCTGTGATTCTCCTGGGACTGCTCCTTACAAGGCTCATCCACACCAGACTTCCTGCTTCACCTGCAACTCTTTAGGCAGCATCTAATGGGAAaattttctctgctgtgctttaGGCTGCAGAAGAGGCAACCTAAAGTGGCTGTGCACTCTCCATCTTTAAAGGTTTCCAATACCCGAATGGAAAATCCCTGAGCAATCTGGTGTGACCTCAGGGCTGACCCTGCTTTAAACAGGCCCCAACTAGAGACCTCCTGAATTCCCCTCAAGAATGAATGGTTTCTTATGCTGTGGAAAAATTTGCATGGATGCTTCAGATGTGAGGTGAACAATGATGGCCCATGCAGGTGTGGAGAGGGATGTGTAGAGGGATACACCCATCCAGCTGCTCAGCAATCTCAGGATATCACCTTGCCTGACTGCCTGCTGCCATAATCCCAAAGGCTGGCACATGCTTGGGTACCTCAGCAGAGCAGTACTACTGAAGGGACATGGGTCCAGAGAGGATCCCAGATACCCCTGGATCTCTGAGGAGCTCCCCAAGTTCATGGCTTGGGAGGAAAGCCAAGTTGCAGATCACAGCCTGGTGACAAGGGCACAGGGACTTAGTGACTGCAGAGCACGGCAGCCCCTCCAGGCTCCCGGGTCCTCCCAAGGTGTTTGAACAGCTTTTGGAAAATCCAGGTAGCTTAAGGCCACAGAGACACAACACCAAGGGCTTCCCTCTTTGATCACTTGTTTGGAAGCAGATCCAATCCCTGGGGATCACAGGGTAGGGATGAAACAGGAGGTATTTGCTTCCAGGTGTTTGGTTTCTGTACCTCCACGACTTTTCTTTCTGAGGCCTTTGCCTGCCTGTTGAGACTTGCTTTGCTCTGAGCAAGCTGCAGACGGCCATAAACGAGGTATTTCTTCTGGACTTCCCTACCTTCTTCCTGGTCTCTCCTCTTGCTCTTGGCGGAGCCTTTCAGAAGCATCAACAAAACCCCTGAGACATGGTGGCATTTATAATTCTGTAGTTGTCACATGTTGTGAAAGTGTCCCTCTCTTGCTAACCTTGCACAGGACAAAACCCCAGAAACACAGCATTTAACAATGAAGATCACAAAGTCAAGCCCTGAAAAGTGAGGAGGAGGGTGTTTGATCTATCTCAGCTCAGCAGCCTGCAGCCTAAATGGTTAATAGGAGTCACACCTCCTAATGCATCACTAAGAGGCACTGCCAGTGGCAGAATTATGCAGGTAGATCagagtaaaagcaaaaaaaattcaatatttgCTATTTCCCCGTTTTGGCCAATTCACTACATACCTGAATATCCATGGCTGATGCTAATGTAGCCTTCACACTCTCTACCACTGAGAAATCTCCATGTTGGACAGTCCTATGAATGATGTCATTGCTGTTCACCACGGCAACAACTCGAATTGGGAGACCCATTTTCTGGGCAATACAGccagctgggaaaaaacagtgaaaaataaatgtgtgctTGGTGAAGAAACATCCAAAGGAAGTTTAGCAAAGGAGTCATTGTACAAATTGATTGAGCACCCAGCTCAGAAGCAAACACGAATGATATTCCCTGGTGGGCTCTGATTGGTGGAGCACCAGATTATAAAATCCAGGGATGCAATGCTCCACCTGCCATTGAACACTGACCTTTGGGCATTTCCACATTTGATGATGGATGGTTAGGGGACGAGAGGTCAGGCAGGTGCTGTGCAAGCAAGAGAGATGAAGATTTTGGGCTTGTTAATGCTGCCTCAGATGGGCAGCCTGGAAGAGCAGTGAATATATCAAATCCTTTGTTGCTGTCATAAGACAGTTCTATGCCTATTTTGGGACAGAGGCAATCAAGGGCTCTCATTTAGAAGGCCAGATTATGCAATTATGAGTGGTTCTCTTGACCACACGCTACCATGAAAACCAGAGTAGGACTAGGCAGGACTCCACACCTCTGTTAATGTCTCACTTAAGAAATCAGAGCCAcagtattttccctcttttcttcatCAAACACATTCTGTCCTCTCCTAATGTTCCCATCCTCAAGATAGCTACAGTCATCATCAAAGGGTGGTTTGGCTTTTTCTACACCTTGTAAATCATCAGTGACACTTAAATTGAGTAATAAGCACACAtgagtaataaaataaaagtggtTCTGAAGAAATCCTACCAGAGAGTGGGTGTTTTAATAAATAGCAATACCCAGTATCTGTGAAGTGCTTTTGGTCTATAGATCACAGCATTGTCTCTCTTATCTAACCTATCTTTTTCCCTTTACCTGTGatatttcctcctcctcctgttgGCACAACAATTTCCACCACTGGCAACGGGGTGGtatccagggatggggcacacTGAAAGTAAGCATAGAAGAAGTGAGCAATCTGCACCATAATCCTAGACCAGTTGACGGAATTCAAGCTCATCAAATTGTATTTTCTGGCAAAATCGTCATCAGTGAACAGTTCCTTGATGGGTTCATCGATTTCATCGCTGTTCCCATGAGCTgtcaaaaggagaaaggaaagattaGATTTGCCAACAGTAGTGCATCAGGCACAAGGTATTTCTGCTCAGAAATAGGGGTTGGTCTCAAGCCCTGGGGTTTGCTGTGGCCCATCTGCCTCAGGGGCTGAGTGGCACCCTGTGGATGTCGGGTGGTTTCTGCAGACGTGGCACTCAGGGTTCCTGCTTATACCAAATATATATTTCCCAAATATGTATTTCCCCTTGTGAGATGCCAAGGTGAGACCTGGCTGAGCAGAAGAGTCCATGGGAACTCAAGCAGCTCAAGCACCCAGTGGGGATGCTGACCCATGGGGATGGCAAAGTGGTAGGGGATGGATCACACATGAAGGTGAGAAGACAGAGGGCAGAGGTGACTCCAAATCCTTTTAGTGTCAAGAAATGGTGCTGAACTCAGTGTAGCCAAACACCACCCGCCTGCATGGAGGCAGCTCTGATCTGTGGCCAGGAGACAAAGACGCCTTGAACCACTTGGTCACCAAACTGGGGATGTCGTCTCCTTTTAGCAAGATGTCTGGGCATGGTGATGGCAATGACCCGGCTGGCTACAGCTGCTAAAGCTGCAAATCCCACTGAGCATCTCCCTCACACTTTAAGGGTCATGGTTTTGACACAGCAGGGCCGTAGAGTGGACAGTCCAACAGCAGTGCCAACCAGCAAAAACGTGGACATTGTCTTCAATGACGGTGGTCATCTGAAGTTCCTGTATCTGGGTGCAGAGCCCCTTGGGCAGCAGAACAAAGATGTCCATGTTCTTCTGCCCTCTCACACTCTCGATAGCCGagctccctgtgtcccctgatGTCCCTGTTTCAAAGTAAGGAAgcaccaagaaaagaaaaaaaatgatgcatCAGTCAAACCTGCATTGCTGCACTTCAAGGAAAGACACAGAGATGCACCATGAGATGTTTTTGACTGGATAAGCCACCCTGGCATTACCTGGAGATCACTCACCAGCCACCCATAAGGCAATATCACTCTGGGGCATCTGTGGGGAAGGCTGTGGGATAGTAGCTCTCAAGGTAAAGGCCTGCCCAGAAATGTTACCCCCAACAAAGAGACATACTCACCCACCAGAATAGTGAtgtgcttctgctttttctccaagaaatattgcaaaaactgccctgtgcaggacaaGGACAGATCCTTAAACGCAAAAGTAACCCCGTGCCACAGCTCCAAAACATTCAGCCCATCTTTCAGCCTGGATAAATGGACAACATCCTTGTGCCTGAATCTGCTGAAGGCCCTGTCGATCAGGTCTAGAGGGAAAATGGTTAAAGAAGCTGTTAGATTGTTTTTCTGACCCATGGCTTCCTGCACCTGTGTTCTTCATGCTCCTGGTACCTTTCTGCACAACCAAAGACTCTCAGTTGTTGGAGCAGTGACAGACATCCAACAAGTTATTAGTAGTTACTAGGAATAAACCAGCCCAGCTTCATGGTGTTTGATAACTCTATGCCAAGTAACCCCGGGGGATACTCTACACAATCAGAGAAAACTGtgctaaaatataaaatacaggaaaCTTGAGTTTTATCACTATGTGCCGTTGAGACAGAGGTTGCAGCTGCCCTCTGGTGGAGGTGACAGCTCTTAAATGttgtaaaacattaaaaatgtgctCTCGAGGAGAgcatggagcagcaggaagccctAGAGGGAGGGCAAGTCtggagcccagcagagcagccgGGCGACCCAGCAGCGAGCAGGGTCACAGCATCAGCCATCACTACTGAAGTCACCAGAATGCCTATTTGCACACAGGGAACATCTTTTCCTGCAAGGCGACAGAGGAGATCAGggtacagaaaaaaagcaggcaaTAGTGCAGCAGGCTCCGTCCTCTGGGGGCCACGAGAGGGTGGGGTGTAGGCAGGCAGGTGCATCTGAACACCCTAAAATCCTCGCGCACATCCCCGCGAGC containing:
- the THNSL2 gene encoding threonine synthase-like 2 isoform X1, with translation MEYISTRGGTRAVDFEGALFSGYAPDGGLFMPQNIPSLDRDTLRRWSSLCYRGLVKELCSLFIPADLVPRNTLSDLIDRAFSRFRHKDVVHLSRLKDGLNVLELWHGVTFAFKDLSLSCTGQFLQYFLEKKQKHITILVGTSGDTGSSAIESVRGQKNMDIFVLLPKGLCTQIQELQMTTVIEDNVHVFAAHGNSDEIDEPIKELFTDDDFARKYNLMSLNSVNWSRIMVQIAHFFYAYFQCAPSLDTTPLPVVEIVVPTGGGGNITAGCIAQKMGLPIRVVAVVNSNDIIHRTVQHGDFSVVESVKATLASAMDIQEPYNVERILWLLSGSDSSLIKMLMERFSASKRLKLPEDLHRKLSETLRSCSASDEDIVGAMRRCWEENRYLLCPHSAVAAHYHYSQADSIPRCCLAPASAAKFQDAVLRAGLVPQIPPEITALTTMETRSTPLERGQDWAQVLRGRIGAVAQQWEAEGGCQFAPLGQRGIRAQVVTQT